In Zea mays cultivar B73 chromosome 7, Zm-B73-REFERENCE-NAM-5.0, whole genome shotgun sequence, the following proteins share a genomic window:
- the LOC103631943 gene encoding TORTIFOLIA1-like protein 2 isoform X1, which yields MLVRAVKLLKNLHFMAKPAAIDLIRSIIQAEGASTEQALSSALTSIMDALNSTDWNTRKAVSLALSSIAISSGYLVTSFRNSCLRSLECSKFDKVKPVRDTIIYMQFSCEKLFQGLILLNHEAGSSTKGECSCRRLWWIQHKMGSFLSTSRRSAGRLWLRKMKMVTAKKL from the exons ATGCTTGTCCGTGCTGTTAAGCTTCTCAAGAACCTCCACTTCATGGCGAAGCCCGCTGCGATTGACTTGATAAGAAGCATTATTCAG GCTGAAGGTGCTTCCACAGAGCAGGCATTATCATCAGCTCTAACAAGTATTATGGATGCGCTGAACAGTACTGACTGGAATACAAGGAAGGCTGTCTCACTAGCTCTTTCAAGTATTGCGATCAGTTCTGGGTATTTGGTTACCTCTTTCAGAAATTCCTGCCTTCGCTCCCTTGAGTGTAGTAAATTTGACAAG GTAAAACCGGTACGTGACACCATTATATACATGCAATTCAGCTGTGAAAAGCTATTCCAGGGTCTCATACTCCTGAACCATGAAGCTGGATCATCAACAAAAG GCGAATGTAGTTGTCGGAGGCTATGGTGGATACAACACAAGATGGGCTCTTTTCTTAGTACATCACGTCGTTCCGCAG GTAGGTTGTGGCTAAGAAAAATGAAGATGGTGACAGCTAAGAAACTCTAA
- the LOC103631943 gene encoding TORTIFOLIA1-like protein 2 isoform X3, translating into MLVRAVKLLKNLHFMAKPAAIDLIRSIIQAEGASTEQALSSALTSIMDALNSTDWNTRKAVSLALSSIAISSGYLVTSFRNSCLRSLECSKFDKVKPVRDTIIYMQFSCEKLFQGLILLNHEAGSSTKDNEVKICCENQKITLMVMRRM; encoded by the exons ATGCTTGTCCGTGCTGTTAAGCTTCTCAAGAACCTCCACTTCATGGCGAAGCCCGCTGCGATTGACTTGATAAGAAGCATTATTCAG GCTGAAGGTGCTTCCACAGAGCAGGCATTATCATCAGCTCTAACAAGTATTATGGATGCGCTGAACAGTACTGACTGGAATACAAGGAAGGCTGTCTCACTAGCTCTTTCAAGTATTGCGATCAGTTCTGGGTATTTGGTTACCTCTTTCAGAAATTCCTGCCTTCGCTCCCTTGAGTGTAGTAAATTTGACAAG GTAAAACCGGTACGTGACACCATTATATACATGCAATTCAGCTGTGAAAAGCTATTCCAGGGTCTCATACTCCTGAACCATGAAGCTGGATCATCAACAAAAG ATAATGAAGTCAAGATTTGTTGCGAGAACCAAAAAATTACGCTAATGGTTATGAG GCGAATGTAG
- the LOC103631943 gene encoding TORTIFOLIA1-like protein 2 isoform X2 → MLVRAVKLLKNLHFMAKPAAIDLIRSIIQAEGASTEQALSSALTSIMDALNSTDWNTRKAVSLALSSIAISSGYLVTSFRNSCLRSLECSKFDKVKPVRDTIIYMQFSCEKLFQGLILLNHEAGSSTKGECSCRRLWWIQHKMGSFLSTSRRSADQVGCG, encoded by the exons ATGCTTGTCCGTGCTGTTAAGCTTCTCAAGAACCTCCACTTCATGGCGAAGCCCGCTGCGATTGACTTGATAAGAAGCATTATTCAG GCTGAAGGTGCTTCCACAGAGCAGGCATTATCATCAGCTCTAACAAGTATTATGGATGCGCTGAACAGTACTGACTGGAATACAAGGAAGGCTGTCTCACTAGCTCTTTCAAGTATTGCGATCAGTTCTGGGTATTTGGTTACCTCTTTCAGAAATTCCTGCCTTCGCTCCCTTGAGTGTAGTAAATTTGACAAG GTAAAACCGGTACGTGACACCATTATATACATGCAATTCAGCTGTGAAAAGCTATTCCAGGGTCTCATACTCCTGAACCATGAAGCTGGATCATCAACAAAAG GCGAATGTAGTTGTCGGAGGCTATGGTGGATACAACACAAGATGGGCTCTTTTCTTAGTACATCACGTCGTTCCGCAG ATCAGGTAGGTTGTGGCTAA
- the LOC100277496 gene encoding uncharacterized protein LOC100277496: MEGLIPLVYRTIVEYRKARHQVAIASRLLYGDHQQQPCGSSALFRVVDPAASSSSWHAASSSMSPATSPAAARASGSLASPLLRSASRRQLAG, from the coding sequence ATGGAAGGCCTGATTCCGTTGGTGTACCGGACCATCGTGGAGTACAGGAAGGCGAGGCACCAGGTCGCCATCGCAAGCCGCCTGCTGTACGGCGACCACCAGCAGCAGCCGTGTGGTTCGTCGGCGCTCTTCCGCGTCGTTGACCCTGCAGCAAGCAGCAGCAGCTGGCACGCCGCGTCGTCGTCGATGTCCCCGGCCACGTCGCCGGCGGCAGCCAGGGCCAGCGGCAGCCTGGCGTCGCCGCTCCTCCGCTCGGCGTCGCGCCGCCAGCTCGCAGGTTAG